The window AACGGTTTTGTCTATCCTCTGTGTTAGTACACACTCTATTTTTGGTTAGTTGTGAGTACTCTAGCACATGCCTTGCATTTCTTCCTTAATATTATACCATGATTTTGGGGACTTTATGTCATGATCTTCTATTCGGTTCTGATGTGAGATTACTTAGGTctgaaaattgtttggttgtaaTATTTAAGCTACTTGTGTATGGATTTGATACAGATCTCATTCTCAAATTGATGAAATTGGGTAAATTTATGAAATGGGGTAAATGATACATACTTCTATTCATACAGATTTTATCTGTGACGTTTAAGCTACTTGTGTATACATTTGATATAGATTTCATTCTCAAATTAATGAAATGGGGTAAATGATACAGATTTCATTTGAAGTGTGATTTCATTATAAATTATTGTTTGGTTGTGATATACAGACTAGTTATGTATGCATTTGATACCTTCTTTTGATGCTAGTTGGTATTGTTTCTCAACTGTGCTATACATGCTTTTGTTGGTTAACCAATGGAGACTTTGTTTCAAATACGTTACATATACAATGAAAGACAGGAAAAGGTAGTAGTGGACCTAAATATGTATTATATGGTTGAGATGGTTTCTGATGTATATAACACTGTGATAAGAGAGTATGCACCTGTAGGCCATACAATCAACTTTAGATTGAAGTGTATATTATCCAATCTTGATGAAATGGATTTGATTAATGAGTAGTCTTTCTTGAAATTGTTCACTGTGCATGATATTGGGACTACTATGAAAGTATATGCGTATGGTCTGACTGTAAGTAAGGCCACTGTTGGTGATTACACCATCAATGGCTATGATGGTGCAGTGATTCCCATATTGGAACTTAGAGGAAGGGGCCATTTCAATGACACTCCAAGTATGACTGAATGGAGTTCTAGGCCTAGTAACCATACTGTTAAAAGAGGTGGTGGTACGAGTAAAGCTATTAGCAGTGCAGCCACTTGTGGTCCTGGTGCAGTAAGGATAGAGAATTTGAGTGCTTCTAATATAGAGGTAGTGTCTAACTTTGAAGAGAATGTATCAACTGTTAGTAAGAGTTTTGTAACTGTTAGAGGAAGTGGTACATCTTCAGATATTGCTAAGGCTAAAAGCAATACTACTGCTACTGCTGAGAGTAAGGGAACTGAGATTAATGATGAGTTGATGACTCCTCATGTTATTTATGATTCATCTGGGGATGATAGTGATCATGAATGTGAAGATGATAGTGACAATGATTATGTTGAATTAGATGATAGCTTTTCTGATTGTGATGAGGGTGGTGATACCAATATTGAGAATGAAGATGGTGATGGTAAATCAGACGATGCAGAGAAAACTTCAAATGATTCAGATGTGTCAGGGTACAATTCTGATGATTACCATGGCACATATGACAGAGAGCAAGACATAGATTTAGATTCAAGAGTGAAGTTAGAAAAGGGGAACATATTCTATGATGTTGACCACTTCCGGGAAAATTTACAAAACTAGGTTATACAAGAAGGGTTTGAGATCTTGAGGACAAAAAATGAAAGGACAAGATTTACAACTGTGTATGATGTTGATGGTTGCAATTAGAGAATACATGCATCTCTCACTAGGGATAAAGCAAACTTCAAGATCAAGTCAATAGGTCCATCACATACATGCTCCAATCCACCCACAAAAAATAAGAGTATTGCGTACAAATTGTTAGCAAGGAAGCCGAGACCTATACTTAAAGTAGAGCCAAACATGAGTGTCAAAACCATGATTTCAGTGTTGCACCAAAAGTATGGTTTGAAGCACATAGCTTGTAGTGCTATAGAGCTCGTATTATAGCAAGAGGAGAAACTACTGCCTACTATGAGTATGGTCATCTTCTAAGAAGACGTAACCCTGGTACCATACGAGAGACATGACTTTACTAAGAATCCACAATTCAAGAGATTATTTGTTTGTCTTCAAGCTTGCAAGAATGGGTTTTTGGATGGATGTAGACCCTTTATAAGTCTAGATGGATGTCATGTGAAGGGGAGGTATGGAGGTGTGCTATTGTCTACAATCTCAGTTGATGGGAACAATGGAATATATCCAGTGGCCTTCAATATTGTTGAAGTAGAGAACAAGGATAGCTAGATATTTTTCTTACACTGTTTGGAATCAACTTTGAGGTTGCATGACTTGGACATAGTTCTTACCTTTATGTCTAACAAACAGAAGGTGAGATTCTTTAACTTGTTTGGTTATTATTTAGAATATTAActtaatatttcttttcataataatggaaatttgtatGCTTGTTATAGGGTCTTGCAGATGCTATAGCTGGCATATTCCCAGGAGCACATCACAGAAACTACTGCAGACATCTGTATAGTAATTTTAAAGCATCATTCCCTGGACTGTTGTTGAAGACCCAATTCTGGATTACATGCAAAGCACCTAATGAGTTCATCTACAACaaggaaatggaaaaaattaagGAGGTCAATAAGGAAGCTTATGATTGGTTGGTGAAGAACAACCAATCCTCAATGTGGTGTAGGCATGCATTCGATAAAAGAGCCAAGAGTGATTATGTAATGAACAACATGACTGAGTCTTTCAACAATTGGATTGGAGAATTGAGGAGTAAGCCTATCTTGACTTTAGTTGATGAACTTAGATGTAAGTTGATGAAAAGGCCAGacaaaagatataaaaaagTTGCAACTATGGAAGGCAGGGTAACTCCATGTATCAGGAAGAAGTTGGATTTGATAGTAGATGAAACAAGGTTTTGTAATGCAattccatcagaaaatgaagagTTTGAGGTCGTAGATGGGAGGTCCAGAGTGGTTGTACACTTGTTGAACAAGACATGTTGTTGCAAGGCATGGGATGGAACTGGAATCCCTTGAAAGCATGCTGTAGCAGCCATTAGGTTCATAAGATGTGATGTTGAAGCATACTGTGACCCATTTTACAGTATAGAAAAATACCGATTGTCACATAGGGAGATGATTCACTCAGTTCCATATCTGGCAACTTTGGAAGCTATTAGTGATGCCAATGAAGTGTGGCAGCCTCCACCATTGAAGAGATTACCAGGTAGACctaaaaaaaataggaatagGGAACCTGGTGAGGATGCGCCTGGAGAGCTAAGGAAAATGAAGGGTTATATGGTTCAGTGTGAAATATGTAAgaaataatgacataataagAGGACTTGCCCGAGAGATGTAAGTGATAATGAAAAACCACCTTCTAGGCCAAGAGGTGGTTTGAAGGTAATGACGTTAAGTACCTACTGAATTTACCTTTAGtgttttggtttggttgaagCATAATAATTAATGTTATGGTTTGCTTGAAACTAATTAATCTTGCTGTTTATGTGTTGATTACTTCATGTGTAGAGGAAGAATTCTGATGTTGACCATGATGAAACTCTCAGCTCACAGATGGTAACCAGATCACAAGCTACAACTACAGGAAGTCAACCCACTGTTAAAGAAAGACAAAGGGATAGAATGGCTAAGAAGGCAACATTGATGGCAGCAAAGAGAGCTAGTAAAAAATGGGAGAGTGgaaggaaaaattaaagaatgatGGAGTTTGTGATATTTGATATATATTATCCTTTTATGGATGTTTCAGAATTTGTGGATGGGAATCTTGGTTGAACTTGTTTTAATTTAGTCTTGGTGGAACATATGTTGGTATTCTGTTGACGTGGAATCCCTTATTTGGAACTTGTTTTATTTAGTCTTGGTGGAACAGATTGTTCATGTAAGAAATTGTGGTTGGGTTTTTTCAGGTCTTTTTCTGATTGAAGTTGGACTTCTTGTCATGAATATGAATTGATCTTGTTGTTATGAGTATGGATGGAACTTGTTATGGATGTGAATGGAAGTTGAGATGTTAATGATAGAACTTGTTGTTATTATAAGTAAGAATTGGAAGGATTTTGAAACATATACTTGAAGCATACTAAGACCCAAATAACTTCATTGATAGGGATCACATGATCTACCCAAATTTTCCTTCCATTAATAAAGATCACATGGTCTATCTCAATACAATTTTTTCTACTTAACTTATCAACTAAAATAGATGAAAATCAACACTAATACAACTATTACAATATGACCCATCATATTGAGGGTATCCTTCAAATTATGGAAATCTTTAGCAAGATTTTTGAACTCTTCCATCAGTTGCTCCGTTTGAACATTACTAGCATCTATAGTTGTTGGAGTAGTTCCTCTAGTCACATTACATTCATTTGGTGCATCCACGGACACATACCAGCAAAAGAAGCCACAATCACCTTCTGGGAACTCCGGGCAACAATAATAGAGTTTGTTCATGTTTTTAGCGGATTCAGATATTCTCACTGATGCTCGTCTCTGACATCCACACCTTATGTTCCGATACTTTAGAGGGGCTTGGGAGTTGTTGGAGTCACTAACAGTATTTGTTGACATATTTTACCAGCAAATGATCGACCataaaagtaacaaaattaATGGTGGTATTTTAAATTGGGAAAAAACAAGACAATTTTAGGATGATTGAATAAGCAGGTAGTTAGTATTGATTttcaggagaaaaaaagattttcaaCCTCACAGAGAAACAACTTTGATGGGTTAAAGCACTCTAAGGAGGATGTGATCATTTTGAGAACATCCAAAAAATTGTACACAACAAGTCCATACTTTTTCAACAATCATAGAACATCAAGGTCTCAACTGGTAGCAGATTTGAAAACGGTAGCAAATGTGAGAATGGTTCATCCCCAAAATCGAATTCTGAATACCCTCTAACACATATCAATGGTTGAAACGCAAAATCCAACTTTGAAACATATCAATTGTGAAATCTGGGTTTGAAAGAAGGCAATGAACTTTTATAATGTGAAATATGAGTTTGAAACAAGACAGTGAAtctttaaaaatggaaaatctggGTTTGAAAGAATGAACCTTTAAACATGGAAAAATCAGGGTTTGAAAGAAGGCAATGaatagaagaaagggaaaaactaTTCCTACGATTCAAACTCTCACCTTACTTGGCCGCTGCTACTTCGATGGAGGTGTGGTGGTGGATGTTACGGTTGCAGGTTCTTCTCGAATGCTCAGCCTCAATCAATGTATCATCTCCTTCGACAGAACCTCAATGTCTCCTACTAAAATGGTTGAGCTTCCATGCCTTCTGCTAGGATCAATCTTCAACGTCTCCTGGTAGGATCGAGCTTCAGTGTCTTCATTATAGGGTTCAAGAGAACAACCCTTCTCCTGGTTAATCGTTTGAATAGAGATAAATCGAtttgaagagaagaaagagaactgCCCTTCTCTAACCTTATATTTATTTTGAAGGTCAAAAgagtaattttaatttttaaagtaACGATGTTAGACTTTAGGGGTACGGTTGATATTTTTGACACTTTAGGGTGGTATATGCCATAAGCTTCAAAAgcaggggtggtacaagataattttcctagaTAAAATAGCGTTGTAAGTTATAACTAAGATTGGTAAAaggaaattatatatatatatatatatatatatatttgtatatcACCTCTTTTTTCATCAAATTAAATATCTTCAAATCACatgttttctcaaaaaaattaaGCTTTTAGTAAAGTCACAATGACAAGTCAGTCTCCTTTGATCGGtcaatttcaattattttgacAATGTTTCTACACAATTACATTAAATAACAGAGAAGTATTTCTTGTGGGGAAGTGCAGTTGATACTATGCCTATGGAATAGTCAATAGGAGGACACGAGGAAGAATCAACAGAtgagtcattttccatttcatgggggcGACCCGGTCTTCAAATCACatgttttctcaaaaaatatttAGCTTTTAGTAAAGTCATAATGACATTTTGACAATGTTTCTACACAATTACATTAAATAACGGAGGAGTGTTTCCCGTGGAGAAGTGTAGTTGATACTATGCCTATGGAAGAGTCAATAGGAGGACACGAGGAAGAATCAACAAATGAGTTTATTTTGCATTTCATGGGGGGTGACTCGGTCATTTACCCCCATGTGTCTAGGCGTAGAGGCCACCCCCCACATAAAACCATTTTCTGTAAATAACTTTTGGGAATTTTAAGGGGAAGTCAAAAGTATTATGAGGTTGTGGCACGTGAGATTGTGAGGTTTCAAACTTGGGCAATTCCTGTACCTCACATCACCGTTAGGCATTTTTTGAGGACGAAGTCTTTACACGATTCTTAAAGTCTCAATAGTGTTTCCTTCGATCTTTGAATTGTCAATCATCATGACCCAAAAAGTTTAGGATTCACCCTCTCTTGTAGCATTTCTACTCCCAAGGATGCTTATTTGCATTTACTTACCTTGTAAGTTATGTCCACAtttacacaattttttttttttaagaagctATTGGTTTTGCAATCCTCTAATCATGAAGACCTGTttccacaaaaataaaataaaataaaataacataaaaataaaaaatcatgaaGACCCTGTCAATGACATGTATGATAACATGGTTATTCTGCTCATTGATTTCGGATATTTTATCTCCAAACCTTGTGTATCTCATGACGTTTAACTCACCATTTATGTTCTTTAACATTTAATCCTCCTCCCTccaccctcctctctctctcatcacttAAACAATCTTTTTTACCGTTTGTTTTGACGGTTCCTGGAGTCCTTTGTGCTAGTCTGCTGGTAGGGGAGTAATCTTATGGGATTCAGGTGGTATCTTTCTCACTGCCAAGTGGAAATGGAGTTTCACGACTACTGCTTGCACCGCTGAGCTTGAAAGCCTTCGGGACGGTCTCCATCTCGCTCTTAGTCTGGGTTTGCGTACGCTCATTGTCTTCTCGGATTACTTCTCCGCTATCGCTTTCCTCAATGGCCAGAATTGCTCCCTTGACTAAGCTGCTCACGCCATTGCCCTAGACATCCGCGACTTGCTGGGATTGTTCGAGCACGTCATCTTCTGTTTTTTTCACCGGGCTAACAATAGGTTAGCAGATTTCCTTGCCTCTAGAGCTCTTAAGCTCAGGCTTTCACACGTTTGGTGGTCTATCCTACCCCCCCTTTTGTAAATCCTCGTCTCGTTCATGAACAACGCTTTGTAAGGTCCTCATTTTTCTAATAAACTTTGTTTTCtcaggccaaaaaaaaaaaaagatttaaaaattaactgcacaataaataaaaataattactgACGAAGAAACAGGAAGAGTTCGCCCAAAAATAAACATGTGGAAAAGCTACACTGGGTCATAACACAGAGATATTGGTCACAAGCTTGCACCCTTGGAGTGAGTCGGGAGATTTTACCCGGACCCAGACCTGGACCTATGCCCGAACCCGAATGTACGGTATATGTAATTATGTATGTGGGAAacgaaaaagaaaaggtttggGAAAAACACGTGACACACGCACGGTGTCGATCTTTATCCAATAGAATTGACCAATCAGAATGAAGCACACGGATCGTGTGCGTTTTTCCAAACCATCTTCTCCCTCGACACGGATCGTGAAAACCAGTCCTTTCTCTTTCACGCATATATAAACAAAGCCGTTACCGTTCTTTGTCCAACGCTTATCGTTTTCTGTGTCTCAGCCGAAGATAAAAGGCTGTTGTCGTTCCAACACGATTGTATTTCTCTCCGATTGGGTAAAGATAACTGATCTTCTTGAATTTCCTTTCTTTGTCCTCTTATTAGTATGATTTATTTGTTCGATTCGTAGAGTGAAAACGAGAGATTGTTTTATCTGATCGCTTCCATTTCTTGTAATTTGCAGTTATTGTCTTCATCTATTAATCTGCAAGAGATATGGCTCGTACGAAGCAAACAGCGCGTAAATCTACGGGAGGAAAGGCCCCAAGGAAACAGCTCGCTACGAAGGTTTGCTTCCCTTAATTTATTTTGCTTTTGATCTTTTCTGAAAACTAGCTGTTTTGGGTAATTTGAACTTATTTTACGATCTATGTGAAGGCTGCGAGGAAATCTGCTCCGACGACCGGTGGGGTAAAAAAGCCTCACAGATATCGCCCAGGAACAGTCGCCCTTCGGTATGTACTCATAACACGACTCTGACTCTGTTTTATCTTGTTTGCAAGTCCTTATTCattgaaaccctaattgatGACAGAGAAATTCGGAAGTACCAGAAGAGTACTGAGCTTTTGATCCGGAAGCTTCCCTTCCAACGTCTGGTTCGTGAGATTGCCCAGGACTTCAAGGTATTTCTCTATAGATCCTTTATATATGtcttgtgtgtttttttttttttaatttcaatttgttTCTGCACTCCTGATGCATTTTTCTCTTGAATTTGTCAGACGGATTTGCGGTTCCAGAGCCATGCAGTGCTTGCGCTCCAGGAGGCTGCGGAGGCATATCTTGTGGGTTTGTTTGAAGACACTAATTTGTGCGCAATCCATGCCAAGAGAGTGACTATCATGCCCAAAGATATTCAATTGGCGAGGCGAATCCGCGGTGAACGAGCTTAGACGTGCAGTGCAGAAGGAATTATTAATAGCGCATAggacattttaatttaatttcccctctttttctgGGCAACATTCAACATTTTTCCGTGTTCAGTTTCATTGCATAGGCGCTCTGTATATATTACTCATATCAGTGCTTCAATGGCAACTATATTTTTGGAAGTCTTTGGAAGTCTCTGtggttgctttctttcttttttgttcggATTCCTTTGATGGGATGTTATGGAATAAAAACAAGATTGAATGTCACCTGGAATTGATCTTATGAAGTTTGTGTTTAGTGGGcgtgaatgaatttttttttttccttttcttttcttctctgtgtTCCATCTCCCATGGTTTTGAAGCACGTTCACTTAATCGGTCTGAGAGTCGCTCCGTTGGCAAATTCGTTGCTTATtggtgttttatttatttatttatggttttaCTATTCTCTGTTTACTTAGAGGGGAATTGGGCTTTGAAGTGCCTGTTCTTGCGATAGTAAGTGCAGAGTCCCATCACCACCAAAGCCTCCACCACGGTCTCCACAGCCCCTGCTAGGCAACTCCACCTCTACGCGGGGAGGAGCACAGCTATACCAAGCTTGTGAGGTGTACATGCGTGAGCGTGACTAAAAATAATTTAGtgttaaaaaaaggaaattctaCAAAACTCAACCCTACCCTTAAAAGGCCCAACCGTAGCTGGCTGATGCCCGGCACTGACTGACTTTGATTGGGTCGGGTTAGGAAGGGTTGGTTCTAATTTTAGCAAAAGTTTCTAACCTTGGCCCTATTTTTGTAAGCAGGTTTGGGATCTATACCGAATATTTGAAGCCATTAAGGGAATTTTGTACCTGACTTGGATTAAATgatattattataatttttctttatattaaaataataataataataataataattttgcTGTCACTGTTAGAataatatcctttttttttttttNNNNNNNNNNNNNNNNNNNNNNNNNNNNNNNNNNNNNNNNNNNNNNNNNNNNNNNNNNNNNNNNNNNNNNNNNNNNNNNNNNNNNNNNNNNNNNNNNNNNNNNNNNNNNNNNNNNNNNNNNNNNNNNNNNNNNNNNNNNNNNNNNNNNNNNNNNNNNNNNNNNNNNNNNNNNNNNNNNNNNNaaaaaaaaaaaaaatgtagataaACATATAATtatcgatgaagaatatgtaagtATATAGGCATAATAATTCCAAGTTAAGTGTGAATGTCCAAATTATCTACGGTAAACTATTAAGAGCTTTACTATCTATTaatcatttaataaaattaCAGGTACAAAAATGTCAGATGAAAAGCATTAGTTGAAAGCTTTattaactttaatttttttaatatgttccaatatatatatatatatatatatattttaatccTTAGATTTTTTGAGATCAATATCAACTTaatatcgataaaaaaaaatattgttaaatttgtgatgatggatgagatgaaataaataataataataataataaataaataaataaacaacatccctAATGATTGGATAAGacgaaataaataaataatatctttaaggacaCATCAACTATGTTAATATCCTTAATGATTGAATGAGACAAATTttgtaagtggtttggttcaaaccatgttttgaaccaatcaatttgaaaaaaagtgTAAGAAGTTTAAGTGAAAAGGAAAAGtaatctaggtatttaaaaagatcaggagagaaagagatgtaaaaattaTAAAGCAAGTGAGTATTAGTAAAAAAGTAATAGGTATGTGAGAGTTTTAGTAAACATAGGCCAACTGTAGGGGgaatgatagtaaattccccttaaaattaaaaataaaaatacagttGAATTAAGATTTATGAatccttaggctgtgtttggtagccaagagaagaaaagaaaatgtacttttttctttgtttaataaATTCTCTCCGTGCTTAGCATGTCTTACACTAAAAGAagattccataaaaaaaaaatcttgtcaacaacacaagaaaatacaaaaacttttatttattttatctcttattcttttgatttgatctatttttgTTATATTCCAAGGGCTCAAAATGTTGTCGCTGGTGCCCTGGCCAAGAAAGCCCTGTCATTGATGTTTGTGATAGATTGGTGAGAACCCACTCCATGGCTCCATGATCTTTGtgtaaaagattttttttttttttaggtaagaaAAGTtatgagaaaggaaaaaaaaaataacaagatcAGGCGACCATTCCCCATATTAGACAGGTCTAAGGAGGGGAGAGCAGTCCCTAAAAAACACAAGCATAATAGACCctgcatcacaaaggaaagcTGGAAAGGAATACTTCTACACTTGGAAAGAAATACTATGGAAAAGTTAAGTAGTCCAGTCACAGGAGCGAAGATGGTACGGGGCACTTCTGACGTGACAACTCTTTCGCAAAGAGCTTCTCAAAACCAAATGGGTCAGGTTTCTGAAAACACCATGACCAGAGTCGTCGTCATCATTGTTCGACTCTGACTCTTTCTCAGGCAAATCCAATGAACCATCTATATTTTCAACTTGATGGGCCACCTCGTGGTAcatctttttctcttcccttggaGAGATAACAGTTGTCGTAACATCCCAATTTGATATATGAATGAATGATTCTCCATCATAGGGAACATTTTATAGATTCAAATTTTCCATAGACTTTGAACTCTCTTTTGAATCTATTTCATTATTGGGATTCGAAAATGGCATAGGCTCCGAAAGTTCCTGTAAGGAAGCAACTGAAAAACTATCAGTGTCAGTATCAGAATTCAAGTTACACTCAAGGGTTGAGAGattgacttcttcttcttccttgtggaAGAGGATCGGATATCAGAAGTATTCTGTTCTTttctagatatttttttttttttttttttcatttcttctcttggctatcaaacatagccttaggttAAATTTTTTTACCCATATGATGGACAAATGAGAATGAAGCACACGGATTGTGTGCTTTTTACTGCTCCGCCTTGTTACCCGTGAAAAGTGAAAACCTGCCCTTCCCTTTCCTCTTGCCGCTTCGTTTCcgattccatttctttttgaCCTTTATTATGTAATTGGAACTAGAGACCACTTTTAATGctctctgcttcttcatctactTACTATTAGTTCTCTGATCGATTCGTATGAAAGTTGAGTGAAAAGGAAAGATTGTAGCTCCGATTGCCTCCATTGCTTATAATTTGCAGTCATCTTCTTAGTCTCTTGATTTGCAAGAGATATGGTTCGTACGAAGCTAACAGCGCGCAAATCTTCGAGAGACAAGGCTCCAAGGAAACAGCTCGGTTCGAAGGTTTGCCTGCCTTCATTTATATTGTGTTTGATCTTCTCTGAAAACAAACAGTTAAAAGTGAAAAAATTTAGCATTCTCGTCCCTGTTCGATTAAtgctttgctttttttttttttttttttttcaaatgaaacTGGCCGTGGTAGTTTTGATTTCTGTAAAAATTTAGGTGTGATGTAATCTTAaatttttcttctatctctttgAAGGGTGCGAGGAAATCTGCTCTGACTAACGGTAGGGTCAAGAAGCCTCATCGATACAGCCCAGGAACAGGTGCCCTTGGGTATGTACTCCTAATTCCTAACAAGACTctgattctgtttttttcttgTTGGTAAAAGCCCTTATTCATTGATACCCTTATTGATGATGACAGGGAAATTCAGAAGTACCAGATGAGTCCTGAGATTGCTCAGGACTTCAAGGTATCTATCTCTTTAGGTGTAGAAGAGGGCAGTGACTCCCTTTGTGGGTTTCTATTTGTTTCAGCATTTTCTGATTGCAGGACTTCAATTTGTTTCTATTCTTGTTCCTCAGGCACCTCCCGTCATTCCTCGGGGCCTTCCAGCTTCTGTTCGGGACTCGCGCCACCTTCTGACAATCCCATTTTCATTCCTTCCTGGAATATTAGGGTGAACGACTCGGCCCTAGCTTCCCCCAGGGTTGCGACTTGCGAGGGAGTATATTCACGGGATTCGATTGCCGAGGGATCGTGCCTACTTTGATGGTCTGAGCGACGAACTGTTTCTGTCGGGCGTGTACCCAGATTTTGGTTGCTTTGTCTCATTGAAGATCACCTTTTTTCTAAATGTATTCTTTCTGTATTCGATCGAGGCGTGTATTCATTTGGAAAAGTCCTTGGAAGAAAATCGTAATGCCCTCGAAAGAGCTAGGTCTTTGGATGCGAAGCTGACAGATTGCAGGGAGCTGAGGAGGGAAACGGTGGCGTGCGTTGATGATTAATGCTCAAGATCTGGCTACGAAGTCTAGGAAGAGGGCGGACAAGGCTGAGAAGAAGCTAAAGAAGGCGGAGGAGAAACTGAGAGCGGTAGAGCGGGAGAAGACAGCCGCTCTCGATCAGGCGGTGGTACAGTATAAGGCTTCTTCAGCCTTCAAGGATGACTTGGTCGCTGCTAGCACGGAAGCCTTCCTGTGGGGGATCAAGCACTATCGGGAGTTTTTTCTCGAGCGCGATCCCCAATTCAACTTTGATAACATGGAGTTGATCGAGCTCTTACGGGACGAGGAGACGCAAATCAGTGACGATGATGAGCAGCAAAACCAGGACGACCCTGCGGTTGAGCAGTGGAACACTGAGGTCGCGAAGTAGGCGGCGGCCTTCGGTTACCTTTCTTAGGCATATAGTACTCTCGATACTGATGTCAACGCTTCAATATCGactaaattttttggaaatctttCGTTTTTTGTTCGGATTAGAATTAAGAAAGGGATTAAAATCTTTAACCAACTCGATCCATTATAAAGCGAAGCTCAAAGGAAAACCTTTTGATTAAGATggaatgatattttatttttaggctAAAAAAGGGACTTAAttctctatttataa is drawn from Macadamia integrifolia cultivar HAES 741 chromosome 7, SCU_Mint_v3, whole genome shotgun sequence and contains these coding sequences:
- the LOC122084663 gene encoding histone H3.3, with translation MARTKQTARKSTGGKAPRKQLATKAARKSAPTTGGVKKPHRYRPGTVALREIRKYQKSTELLIRKLPFQRLVREIAQDFKTDLRFQSHAVLALQEAAEAYLVGLFEDTNLCAIHAKRVTIMPKDIQLARRIRGERA
- the LOC122083161 gene encoding histone H3-like, which produces MVRTKLTARKSSRDKAPRKQLGSKGARKSALTNGRVKKPHRYSPGTGALGEIQKYQMSPEIAQDFKVSISLGVEEGSDSLCGFLFVSAFSDCRTSICFYSCSSGTSRHSSGPSSFCSGLAPPSDNPIFIPSWNIRVNDSALASPRVATCEGVYSRDSIAEGSCLL